A single genomic interval of Leptospira montravelensis harbors:
- a CDS encoding acetoacetate--CoA ligase, whose translation MATQNILWTPHSKDTNLTRFSGHLESKFGKSFSDYVSFHKFSVDEYESFWKEWLTYSGFKLHIEPEKTIELSQHFSKSNWFPGALYNFAENLLEVGNSNDLALVFYSEDGKIQKLTYAKLKNEVLKLQKHLISLGVKKGDRVVGLVPNAPISTIGMLATTSLGAIWSSASPDFGVRGILDRFEQINPKVLISVESYLFKGKKISITDKLEEVSNQLKNANHSEFKQTLIYDFVEPIKDFGKIQLPYKYEDITAANSSDIISYTSISFFDPVYIMFSSGTTGLPKCIVQGGGVLLNHTKELSLHCNVSKQNRFFYYTTCGWMMWNWSQSVLALGATLYQFDGNPFHPSWETLWSIAEKESIQVFGTSAKYLSVLEEEKIQIQSKYPLPDLKVILSTGSPLPNSGFRYVYENIKKDVQLSSISGGTDLNGCFALGNPNLPVFEGQIQCKGLGMDVQVFDDMGKSVVNQKGELVCPTPFPSMPLFFWNDESGTKYKSAYFETYDNIWCHGDFASITSENGLVIYGRSDATLNPGGVRIGTADIYSVVSTIPEIKDSVIIGQEYKDDVRVVLFVVTAPGVTLDESLVKKIKEQIKLETSPRHVPSLILSVPEIPYTVNGKKVEIAVKQTVAGLEVKNKNALSNPNSLDYFKNRKELSE comes from the coding sequence ATGGCGACTCAAAATATACTTTGGACACCTCATTCAAAAGATACCAACCTTACTCGTTTTTCAGGCCATCTAGAATCCAAGTTTGGAAAATCATTTTCCGATTATGTTTCTTTCCATAAGTTTTCTGTGGATGAATACGAATCATTTTGGAAAGAGTGGTTAACTTACTCTGGATTTAAGTTACACATAGAACCAGAAAAAACGATAGAATTGAGTCAACATTTTTCAAAGTCGAATTGGTTTCCTGGTGCTTTGTATAATTTTGCTGAGAATTTATTGGAAGTGGGAAATTCGAATGATCTGGCTTTGGTGTTTTATTCTGAGGATGGAAAAATTCAAAAGTTAACCTATGCAAAACTTAAAAATGAAGTATTAAAATTACAGAAACATCTGATATCGCTTGGTGTTAAAAAAGGAGATAGGGTTGTTGGACTTGTGCCAAATGCACCAATATCCACAATAGGAATGTTGGCAACGACTTCGTTAGGTGCTATATGGTCAAGTGCCTCACCTGATTTTGGTGTTCGAGGAATTTTAGACCGATTCGAACAAATTAATCCAAAGGTTCTAATATCAGTAGAATCTTATTTATTCAAAGGCAAAAAGATCTCGATCACAGATAAACTTGAAGAAGTTTCGAATCAATTAAAAAATGCCAACCACTCCGAGTTCAAACAAACTTTGATTTATGATTTTGTGGAACCGATTAAAGATTTTGGTAAAATACAATTACCATACAAATACGAAGATATTACTGCCGCGAATTCTTCGGATATTATATCTTACACCTCCATATCCTTTTTCGATCCCGTTTATATAATGTTTTCATCCGGGACTACTGGTTTACCCAAATGTATTGTTCAAGGCGGGGGAGTGTTACTCAATCATACCAAAGAACTTTCGTTACACTGCAATGTATCCAAACAAAATCGATTTTTTTATTATACAACATGCGGATGGATGATGTGGAATTGGTCTCAATCTGTTTTGGCATTGGGTGCAACACTCTACCAATTTGATGGAAATCCTTTTCATCCATCTTGGGAAACTCTTTGGTCTATTGCTGAAAAAGAATCGATCCAAGTTTTTGGAACCAGTGCAAAATACCTTTCTGTTTTGGAAGAGGAAAAAATTCAAATCCAATCAAAGTATCCTTTGCCGGATTTAAAAGTCATCCTATCGACAGGTTCACCATTGCCGAACTCAGGGTTTCGTTATGTTTATGAAAATATTAAGAAAGATGTACAATTGTCTTCAATATCTGGTGGAACTGACTTAAACGGATGTTTTGCATTAGGAAATCCCAACTTACCAGTGTTTGAAGGTCAAATCCAATGTAAAGGCCTTGGAATGGATGTACAGGTGTTTGATGACATGGGTAAGTCAGTTGTTAACCAAAAAGGGGAACTAGTTTGTCCCACGCCGTTTCCTTCCATGCCGCTTTTCTTTTGGAATGATGAATCTGGTACCAAATACAAATCCGCATATTTTGAAACCTATGATAATATTTGGTGTCATGGAGATTTTGCTTCGATCACATCAGAAAATGGACTCGTGATTTATGGTCGTTCCGACGCTACGCTGAATCCAGGTGGTGTAAGGATCGGTACTGCCGATATCTATTCTGTTGTTTCTACCATTCCAGAAATAAAGGATAGTGTGATTATCGGGCAAGAGTATAAGGATGATGTCCGAGTGGTTTTGTTTGTTGTTACGGCGCCTGGAGTCACTTTAGATGAGTCTTTAGTTAAAAAAATCAAAGAACAAATCAAATTGGAAACATCGCCAAGACATGTGCCTTCTTTAATTCTATCTGTTCCAGAAATCCCTTATACAGTAAATGGGAAAAAGGTAGAAATTGCCGTCAAACAAACGGTAGCTGGTTTGGAAGTAAAAAACAAAAATGCACTATCAAATCCAAATTCACTAGACTATTTTAAAAATAGAAAGGAATTAAGTGAATGA
- a CDS encoding c-type cytochrome, whose amino-acid sequence MIFILMKKFLNVLKVKHSSLNHKFHFIPLGLIVFLVTLNNCSPENESPVKEPPPPPAVTVPFPEAMYVQNGCAACHGMEGNGRGTRSHLLSNSRIPNFQDKSTYVYGSSKEAIAKTIKNGIPGTYMKAYGHMRIQEIEAVAEFIQKMQR is encoded by the coding sequence ATGATTTTTATTTTAATGAAAAAATTTTTAAATGTTTTAAAAGTTAAACATTCAAGTTTGAATCATAAATTTCATTTTATACCCCTCGGACTGATTGTTTTCCTTGTAACACTTAACAATTGTTCGCCGGAAAATGAATCACCGGTCAAAGAACCGCCTCCACCACCCGCAGTGACTGTTCCTTTTCCAGAAGCGATGTATGTACAAAATGGATGTGCTGCCTGTCATGGAATGGAGGGCAATGGACGCGGAACTAGATCACATTTGTTATCTAACTCACGAATTCCCAACTTCCAAGACAAGTCTACCTACGTATATGGATCTTCAAAAGAAGCCATAGCCAAAACCATTAAAAATGGAATTCCAGGAACGTATATGAAAGCTTATGGACATATGCGAATACAGGAAATTGAAGCAGTTGCCGAATTCATTCAAAAGATGCAAAGATAA